In Rhizobium sp. CIAT894, the genomic window GGGCCGTGGTTTCGCTCTGCATGATCGTGCTGATCACGCTGCCGGTTAATTTGCAGACCCAGCTGATCACCAGCATCACTGTCGTGACCGTGATGGCGCTGATCAAGATTTTGAAAGGCGAGGGGACCTGGCGCCTGGTGGCGCTCGCCTTCGGCACGTCGATCGTTCTGCGCTACGTCTACTGGCGCACCACCAATACGCTGCCGCCTTTGAATCAGCCGGGGAATTTCATTCCCGGCCTGCTGCTTTACCTTGCCGAAATGTACAGCGTCGCGATGCTGGCGCTCAGCCTCTTCATCGTCGCCACACCACTGCCGCCGCGCCCTTCCCGTGCCGCCAATCCCGGGCGTCTGCCGCATGTCGATGTCTTCGTGCCGTCCTACAATGAGGACGCCGGGCTTCTCGGCAATACGCTGGCCGCCGCCAAGGCCATGGACTATCCGGCCGACAAGCTGCATGTCTGGCTGCTCGATGACGGCGGCACCCTGCAGAAGCGCAATTCCGGCAAGCTGCTCGAAGCCCAGGCGGCAGCCGCTCGCCATATCGAACTGAAGCAGCTCTGCGAGGATCTCGACGTCAGCTACCTCACGCGTGACCGCAACGAGCATGCCAAGGCCGGCAATCTCAACAACGGCATGAAACACTCGAGCGGTGAACTGATCGCCGTCTTCGATGCCGACCACGCACCGGCCCGCGATTTCCTGCTCGAGACCGTCGGTTATTTCGAAGACGATCCGAAGCTCTTCCTCGTCCAGACGCCGCACTTCTTCATCAATCCCGACCCGCTGGAGCGCAACCTGCGCACCTTCGACAAGATGCCGAGCGAGAACGAGATGTTCTACGGCATCATCCAGCGCGGCCTCGATAAATGGAATGCCGCGTTCTTCTGCGGTTCGGCGGCGGTTTTGAGCCGCAGGGCGCTCGAATCCCAGAATGGTTTTTCCGGCATCAGCATCACCGAGGATTGCGAGACGGCCCTGGCGCTGCACGGCAGCGGCTGGAACAGCATCTATGTCGACAAGCCGTTGATCGCCGGTCTGCAGCCGGCCACCTTCGCCAGCTTCATCGGCCAGCGCAGCCGCTGGGCGCAGGGCATGATGCAGATCCTGCGCTTCCGCTTCCCGCTGCTGAAGCGCGGCCTGTCGATCCCGCAGCGCCTCTGCTACATGTCTTCGACGCTTTTCTGGCTCTTCCCGTTCCCGCGCACCATCTTCCTGTTTGCGCCGCTCTTCTATCTGTTCTTCGACCTGGAAATCTTCACCGCCTCCGGCGGCGAATTCCTGGCCTATACGCTGGCCTATATGCTGGTGAACCTGATGATGCAGAACTACCTCTACGGGTCGTTCCGCTGGCCATGGATTTCCGAGCTTTATGAATATGTCCAGACGGTGCATCTGCTGCCGGCCGTCGTCTCCGTCATGCTCAATCCGCGCAAGCCGACCTTCAAGGTCACCGCCAAGGACGAATCGATCGCCGTCAGCCGCCTGTCGGAGATCAGCCGTCCGTTCTTCGTCATCTTCGCGGTGCAGATCATCGCGCTCGTCATCACTATCTACAGGATCTATGCCGAGCCCTATAAGGCCGACGTCACGCTCGTGGTCGGTGGATGGAACCTCATCAACCTGATCATGGCCGGCTGCGCGCTTGGTGTCGTCTCGGAGCGCGGCGAGCGCGCTTTGTCCCGCCGCGTCCGCGTCAACCGGCGCTGTGAATTCGGTGCCAACGGCAAGTGGTACGCGGCCTCGATCGAGGACGTCTCCGTCCATGGCGCAAGGCTTCACATCTTCAACAAACAGCTCG contains:
- the bcsA gene encoding UDP-forming cellulose synthase catalytic subunit — protein: MRKARSVIIWAVVSLCMIVLITLPVNLQTQLITSITVVTVMALIKILKGEGTWRLVALAFGTSIVLRYVYWRTTNTLPPLNQPGNFIPGLLLYLAEMYSVAMLALSLFIVATPLPPRPSRAANPGRLPHVDVFVPSYNEDAGLLGNTLAAAKAMDYPADKLHVWLLDDGGTLQKRNSGKLLEAQAAAARHIELKQLCEDLDVSYLTRDRNEHAKAGNLNNGMKHSSGELIAVFDADHAPARDFLLETVGYFEDDPKLFLVQTPHFFINPDPLERNLRTFDKMPSENEMFYGIIQRGLDKWNAAFFCGSAAVLSRRALESQNGFSGISITEDCETALALHGSGWNSIYVDKPLIAGLQPATFASFIGQRSRWAQGMMQILRFRFPLLKRGLSIPQRLCYMSSTLFWLFPFPRTIFLFAPLFYLFFDLEIFTASGGEFLAYTLAYMLVNLMMQNYLYGSFRWPWISELYEYVQTVHLLPAVVSVMLNPRKPTFKVTAKDESIAVSRLSEISRPFFVIFAVQIIALVITIYRIYAEPYKADVTLVVGGWNLINLIMAGCALGVVSERGERALSRRVRVNRRCEFGANGKWYAASIEDVSVHGARLHIFNKQLDEMLVGALGEIRFRPYSGADLETLPLIVRNIEPSGDISNVGCQYVPKSALDHRLIADLMFANSGQWTEFQASRRRNPGLIRGTIWFLGLSFYQTSRGLVYFFRSMRPEREAQQQAAKVNAG